Proteins from one Ananas comosus cultivar F153 linkage group 5, ASM154086v1, whole genome shotgun sequence genomic window:
- the LOC109709922 gene encoding casein kinase 1-like protein HD16 — MPQLRGDARRGRAQPNPIVQAERPSNTRRRRAAAAAVTRSLERKEEIELAEGGDEVGGEENKEGEGVGERRMDEFDSGARSADKLPGAEDEGSTAPLPEKVQIGNSPTYKIERKLGKGGFGQVYVGRRMSPPNSNDRAAGSNALEMALKFEHRSSKGCNYGPPYEWQVYNTLGGIHGVPRVHYKGRQGDYYVMVMDMLGPSLWDVWNNNSHTMSTEMVACIAIEAISILEKMHSKGYVHGDVKPENFLLGPPGTPEEKNLFLVDLGLATKWKDSTTGQHVEYDQRPDVFRGTVRYASAHAHLGRTGSRRDDLESLAYTLIFLLRGRLPWQGYQGENKGFLVCKKKMATSPESLCSFCPQPFRQFVEYVVNLKFDEEPNYAKCISLFDGIVGPNPDIRPIKTDGAQKLIYQVGQKRGRLFMEEEDDEQPKKKVRMGMPATQWMSVYNARRPMKQRYHYNVADARLAQHIEKGNQDGLYISAVASCSNLWALIMDAGTGYNAQVYELSQFFLHKEWIMEQWEKSYYISALAGANNGSSFVVMSKGTQYAQQSYKVSDSFPYKWINKKWKEGFYVTAMATAGSRWAVVMSRNAGFSDQVVELDFLYPSEGIHRRWDGGYRITATAATVDQAAFVLSVPRRKPLDETQETLRTSAFPSQHVKEKWAKNLYIASVCYGRTVS, encoded by the exons ATGCCGCAGCTTCGCGGTGACGCGCGGCGCGGCCGGGCGCAGCCGAACCCGATCGTCCAGGCGGAGCGGCCGAGCAACACCAGGAGGCGcagggccgcggcggcggctgtGACGAGGTCGCTcgagaggaaggaggagatcGAGCTCGCCGAGGGCGGGGACGAGGTCGGGGGAGAGGAGAACAAGGAGGGGGAAGGGGTCGGGGAGAGGAGGATGGATGAGTTCGATAGCGGGGCGCGGAGCGCCGACAAGCTCCCCGGCGCGGAGGACGAGGGGAGCACCGCGCCGCTCCCCGAAAAG GTCCAGATCGGCAATTCCCCTACATATAAAATTGAAAGGAAGCTTGGAAAGGGAGGATTCGGACAAGTTTATGTCGGTCGCCGTATGTCCCCTCCCAATTCGAATGATCGCGCTGCTGGCTCCAATGCTTTAGAG aTGGCTCTCAAATTTGAACATCGAAGCAGCAAAGGATGTAACTACGGACCTCCTTACGAATGGCAGGTTTACAA TACGCTTGGTGGCATCCATGGAGTTCCTCGTGTCCATTACAAAGGACGACAGGGTGACTATTATGTCATG GTTATGGATATGCTGGGTCCTAGTCTATGGGATGTCTGGAACAATAATTCCCATAC AATGTCTACTGAAATGGTTGCATGTATCGCCATTGAGGCAATTTCTATATTGGAGAAGATGCACTCTAAGGG ATATGTGCATGGAGATGTGAAACCAGAGAATTTCCTACTCGGCCCACCAGGGACTCCTGAAGAGAAAAATCTTTTTCTCGTCGATCTTGGATTAG CCACTAAGTGGAAGGACAGTACAACAGGGCAACATGTTGAATATGACCAAAGGCCAGATGTTTTCAG GGGAACTGTGCGATATGCAAGCGCCCATGCTCATTTGGGTCGAACTGGAAGCAGGCGAGATGATTTGGAGTCACTTGCATATACGCTTATTTTTCTTCTCCGAGGTCGTCTACCTTGGCAAGGTTACCag GGCGAGAATAAAGGGTTCCTTGTCTGCAAGAAGAAGATGGCAACATCTCCGGAGTCTCTGTGTTCCTTTTGCCCTCAACCATTTAGACAATTTGTTGAATATGTGGTCAATTTGAAGTTTGATGAAGAACCCAACTATGCGAAGTGCATCTCCCTCTTTGATGGCATCGTAGGTCCCAATCCAGATATTAGGCCAATTAAAACAGATGGTGCTCAGAAG CTCATCTATCAGGTTGGTCAAAAGAGAGGCAGATTATTTATGGAAGAGGAGGATGACGAGCAACCAAAAAAGAAAGTCCGAATGGGAATGCCTGCAACCCAGTGGATGAGTGTTTATAATGCTAGGCGGCCTATGAAGCAAAG GTACCACTACAATGTTGCAGACGCGAGGTTGGCACAGCATATTGAGAAAGGAAACCAAGATGGTTTGTATATTAGTGCAGTCGCTTCTTGCTCAAATCTGTGGGCTTTAATTATGGATGCTGGCACTGGTTATAATGCTCAAGTTTATGAACTCTCTCAGTTCTTTCTTCATAAG GAATGGATAATGGAGCAATGGGAGAAAAGTTATTATATTAGTGCACTAGCAGGGGCGAACAATGGCAGCTCATTTGTAGTAATGTCTAAAg gtaCACAGTATGCGCAGCAGTCTTATAAAGTTAGCGACTCATTTCCCTACAAGTGGATAAACAAAAAATGGAAGGAGGGCTTCTATGTAACTGCCATGGCTACTGCCGGAAGCAGATGGGCGGTTGTCATGTCCAGAAATGCTGGTTTTTCAGACCAG GTGGTGGAGCTTGACTTCTTGTACCCCTCGGAGGGTATTCATCGAAGGTGGGATGGTGGTTACCGCATAACGGCAACAGCTGCAACAGTTGACCAGGCGGCCTTTGTTTTGAGTGTACCCAGAAGAAAACCTCTTGATGAAACACAGGAGACGCTTAGAACATCTGCTTTTCCCAGTCAACATGTTAAG GAAAAATGGGCGAAGAATCTCTACATTGCATCAGTTTGTTATGGCAGAACAGTTTCTTGA
- the LOC109709921 gene encoding casein kinase 1-like protein HD16 isoform X1 has protein sequence MPELRSGVRRGRARALPNPIVQAEGAAARRRRAARNKQRQGDENAVTRSLEREEEENRFAEGGGEENKEEEGVGERRMDEFESRPRSAGKPPGAEDEGSTAPLPKTVQIGNSPLYRIERKLGKGGFGQVYVGRCVSPPNIYDCSGSNALEVALKFEHRSSKGCINGPPYEWQVYNTLGGIHGVPRVHYKGCQGDYYVMVMDVLGPSLWDVWNNNAHRMSVEMVACIAIEAISILENMHSKGYVHGDVKPENFLLGPLGTPEEENLFLVDLGLATRWKDSATGQHVEYDQRPDVFRGTVRYASVHAHLGRTGSRRDDLESLAYTLIFLLRGRLPWQGYQGENKGYLVCKKKMATSPESLCCFCPTPFRQFVEYVVNLKFDEEPNYAKCISLFDGIVGPDPDIRPINTDGAQKLIYQVGQKRGRVLMDEEDDEQSKKKVRMGMPATQWISVYNSRRPMKQRYHYNVADGRLAQHIEKGNEDGLFISAVASCSNLWALIMDAGTGYTAQVYELSTQFLHKEWIMEQWEKNYYITALAGANSGSSLVVMSKGTQYAQQSYKVSDAFPFKWINKKWKEGFYVTAMATAGTRWAVVVSRNAGFSDQVVELDFLYPSEGIHRRWDSGYRITATAATWDQVAFVLSVPKRKPADETQETLRTSAFPSQHVKEKWAKNLYVASVCYGRTVS, from the exons ATGCCGGAGCTCCGCAGCGGGGTGCGCCGGGGCCGGGCTCGGGCTCTGCCGAATCCGATCGTGCAGGCGGAGGGGGCGGCCGCTAGGCGGCGAAGGGCGGCGAGGAACAAGCAGCGGCAGGGCGATGAGAACGCGGTGACGAGGTCGCtcgagagggaggaggaggagaacagGTTCGCCGAgggcggaggagaggagaaCAAGGAGGAAGAAGGGGTCGGGGAGAGGAGGATGGATGAGTTCGAAAGCAGGCCGAGGAGCGCCGGGAAGCCCCCCGGAGCGGAGGACGAGGGGAGCACGGCGCCGCTCCCCAAGACG GTCCAGATCGGCAATTCACCTTTGTACAGAATTGAGAGAAAGCTTGGAAAGGGAGGTTTTGGACAAGTCTATGTCGGTCGCTGTGTTTCCCCTCCCAATATATATGATTGCTCTGGTTCTAACGCTTTAGAG GTGGCACTAAAATTTGAACATCGCAGCAGCAAAGGATGCATTAATGGACCTCCGTACGAATGGCAGGTTTACAA CACTCTTGGCGGTATTCATGGTGTTCCTCGAGTCCATTACAAAGGATGCCAAGGTGACTATTATGTCATG GTTATGGATGTGTTGGGTCCTAGTCTGTGGGATGTTTGGAATAATAATGCTCATAG AATGTCTGTTGAAATGGTTGCTTGTATTGCCATTGAGGCGATCTCGATACTTGAAAATATGCATTCAAAGGG GTATGTGCATGGGGATGTAAAACCTGAGAATTTCTTACTTGGCCCCCTAGGGACTCCTGAAGAGGAAAATCTTTTTCTTGTTGATCTTGGATTAG CGACTAGATGGAAGGACAGTGCCACAGGGCAACATGTTGAATATGACCAAAGGCCAGATGTTTTCAG GGGAACTGTGCGCTACGCAAGTGTTCATGCTCATTTGGGACGAACCGGAAGCAGAAGAGATGATTTGGAATCACTTGCATATACACTTATCTTTCTTCTTCGCGGCCGCCTACCTTGGCAAGGATACCAG GGTGAGAATAAAGGCTACCTTGTTTGCAAGAAGAAGATGGCAACTTCTCCAGAGTCCCTTTGTTGCTTTTGCCCAACACCTTTTAGACAATTTGTTGAGTACGTGGTGAATTTGAAGTTTGATGAAGAACCGAACTACGCAAAGTGCATCTCTCtctttgatggcatagtaggtCCCGATCCAGATATTAGGCCAATCAACACAGATGGTGCTCAGAAG CTTATCTATCAGGTTGGTCAAAAGAGAGGCCGGGTCTTGATGGATGAAGAGGATGACGAACAATCAAAGAAAAAGGTCCGTATGGGAATGCCTGCAACCCAATGGATTAGCGTCTATAACTCAAGGCGACCTATGAAGCAAAG GTACCACTATAATGTTGCAGATGGAAGGCTTGCACAGCATATTGAGAAAGGAAACGAAGATGGCTTGTTTATAAGTGCGGTAGCTTCTTGCTCGAATTTATGGGCTCTGATTATGGATGCTGGCACTGGTTATACTGCTCAAGTTTATGAACTCTCTACGCAGTTTCTCCACAAG gaatggataatggaacaATGGGAGAAAAATTATTACATCACTGCACTAGCAGGGGCAAACAGTGGCAGCTCTTTGGTAGTGATGTCCAAAG GTACACAATATGCGCAGCAGTCCTATAAAGTTAGTGATGCATTCCCCTTCAagtggataaataaaaaatggaaGGAGGGCTTCTATGTAACCGCCATGGCCACTGCTGGAACTAGATGGGCAGTTGTCGTGTCCAGGAATGCCGGTTTCTCAGATCAG GTGGTGGAGCTTGACTTCTTGTACCCCTCGGAGGGTATTCATCGACGGTGGGATAGTGGTTATCGAATAACTGCAACAGCTGCAACATGGGACCAGGTGGCCTTTGTTTTGAGTGTACCGAAAAGAAAACCTGCAGATGAAACACAAGAGACGCTTAGAACATCAGCTTTTCCCAGTCAACATGTAAAG GAAAAGTGGGCAAAGAATCTCTACGTCGCATCTGTTTGTTATGGCAGAACAGTTTCTTGA
- the LOC109709921 gene encoding casein kinase 1-like protein HD16 isoform X2, with protein sequence MPELRSGVRRGRARALPNPIVQAEGAAARRRRAARNKQRQGDENAVTRSLEREEEENRFAEGGGEENKEEEGVGERRMDEFESRPRSAGKPPGAEDEGSTAPLPKTVQIGNSPLYRIERKLGKGGFGQVYVGRCVSPPNIYDCSGSNALEVALKFEHRSSKGCINGPPYEWQVYNTLGGIHGVPRVHYKGCQGDYYVMVMDVLGPSLWDVWNNNAHRMSVEMVACIAIEAISILENMHSKGYVHGDVKPENFLLGPLGTPEEENLFLVDLGLATRWKDSATGQHVEYDQRPDVFRGTVRYASVHAHLGRTGSRRDDLESLAYTLIFLLRGRLPWQGYQGENKGYLVCKKKMATSPESLCCFCPTPFRQFVEYVVNLKFDEEPNYAKCISLFDGIVGPDPDIRPINTDGAQKVGQKRGRVLMDEEDDEQSKKKVRMGMPATQWISVYNSRRPMKQRYHYNVADGRLAQHIEKGNEDGLFISAVASCSNLWALIMDAGTGYTAQVYELSTQFLHKEWIMEQWEKNYYITALAGANSGSSLVVMSKGTQYAQQSYKVSDAFPFKWINKKWKEGFYVTAMATAGTRWAVVVSRNAGFSDQVVELDFLYPSEGIHRRWDSGYRITATAATWDQVAFVLSVPKRKPADETQETLRTSAFPSQHVKEKWAKNLYVASVCYGRTVS encoded by the exons ATGCCGGAGCTCCGCAGCGGGGTGCGCCGGGGCCGGGCTCGGGCTCTGCCGAATCCGATCGTGCAGGCGGAGGGGGCGGCCGCTAGGCGGCGAAGGGCGGCGAGGAACAAGCAGCGGCAGGGCGATGAGAACGCGGTGACGAGGTCGCtcgagagggaggaggaggagaacagGTTCGCCGAgggcggaggagaggagaaCAAGGAGGAAGAAGGGGTCGGGGAGAGGAGGATGGATGAGTTCGAAAGCAGGCCGAGGAGCGCCGGGAAGCCCCCCGGAGCGGAGGACGAGGGGAGCACGGCGCCGCTCCCCAAGACG GTCCAGATCGGCAATTCACCTTTGTACAGAATTGAGAGAAAGCTTGGAAAGGGAGGTTTTGGACAAGTCTATGTCGGTCGCTGTGTTTCCCCTCCCAATATATATGATTGCTCTGGTTCTAACGCTTTAGAG GTGGCACTAAAATTTGAACATCGCAGCAGCAAAGGATGCATTAATGGACCTCCGTACGAATGGCAGGTTTACAA CACTCTTGGCGGTATTCATGGTGTTCCTCGAGTCCATTACAAAGGATGCCAAGGTGACTATTATGTCATG GTTATGGATGTGTTGGGTCCTAGTCTGTGGGATGTTTGGAATAATAATGCTCATAG AATGTCTGTTGAAATGGTTGCTTGTATTGCCATTGAGGCGATCTCGATACTTGAAAATATGCATTCAAAGGG GTATGTGCATGGGGATGTAAAACCTGAGAATTTCTTACTTGGCCCCCTAGGGACTCCTGAAGAGGAAAATCTTTTTCTTGTTGATCTTGGATTAG CGACTAGATGGAAGGACAGTGCCACAGGGCAACATGTTGAATATGACCAAAGGCCAGATGTTTTCAG GGGAACTGTGCGCTACGCAAGTGTTCATGCTCATTTGGGACGAACCGGAAGCAGAAGAGATGATTTGGAATCACTTGCATATACACTTATCTTTCTTCTTCGCGGCCGCCTACCTTGGCAAGGATACCAG GGTGAGAATAAAGGCTACCTTGTTTGCAAGAAGAAGATGGCAACTTCTCCAGAGTCCCTTTGTTGCTTTTGCCCAACACCTTTTAGACAATTTGTTGAGTACGTGGTGAATTTGAAGTTTGATGAAGAACCGAACTACGCAAAGTGCATCTCTCtctttgatggcatagtaggtCCCGATCCAGATATTAGGCCAATCAACACAGATGGTGCTCAGAAG GTTGGTCAAAAGAGAGGCCGGGTCTTGATGGATGAAGAGGATGACGAACAATCAAAGAAAAAGGTCCGTATGGGAATGCCTGCAACCCAATGGATTAGCGTCTATAACTCAAGGCGACCTATGAAGCAAAG GTACCACTATAATGTTGCAGATGGAAGGCTTGCACAGCATATTGAGAAAGGAAACGAAGATGGCTTGTTTATAAGTGCGGTAGCTTCTTGCTCGAATTTATGGGCTCTGATTATGGATGCTGGCACTGGTTATACTGCTCAAGTTTATGAACTCTCTACGCAGTTTCTCCACAAG gaatggataatggaacaATGGGAGAAAAATTATTACATCACTGCACTAGCAGGGGCAAACAGTGGCAGCTCTTTGGTAGTGATGTCCAAAG GTACACAATATGCGCAGCAGTCCTATAAAGTTAGTGATGCATTCCCCTTCAagtggataaataaaaaatggaaGGAGGGCTTCTATGTAACCGCCATGGCCACTGCTGGAACTAGATGGGCAGTTGTCGTGTCCAGGAATGCCGGTTTCTCAGATCAG GTGGTGGAGCTTGACTTCTTGTACCCCTCGGAGGGTATTCATCGACGGTGGGATAGTGGTTATCGAATAACTGCAACAGCTGCAACATGGGACCAGGTGGCCTTTGTTTTGAGTGTACCGAAAAGAAAACCTGCAGATGAAACACAAGAGACGCTTAGAACATCAGCTTTTCCCAGTCAACATGTAAAG GAAAAGTGGGCAAAGAATCTCTACGTCGCATCTGTTTGTTATGGCAGAACAGTTTCTTGA